Part of the Cryptosporangium arvum DSM 44712 genome, ATCACGCTCTCGGCCACGTACGCCACCGAGGAGCTGGAGCTCGAGCAGACCGCGCTGGTGCCGACGATCCTGATGATCCAGTTCCTCGCGTTCGGCGGCGCGCTGCTGCTGGGCGCGCTGGCGAAGCGGATCGGCGCCTGGAAGGCCATCCTGCTCAGCCTCGTGCTGTGGACGTTCGTGCTGGCGGCCGCGTACTTCGTGCCGGCCCGCGCCCCGCTGCCGTTCGTGGCGCTGGGGGCGGCGATCGGGCTCGTGCTCGGCGGTAGCCAGGCGCTGTCGCGGTCGCTGTTCAGCCAGCTGATCCCGGCCGGCAAGGAAGCGGAGTACTACGGGCTGTACCAGATCAGCGACAAGGGCACGAGCTGGATGGGGCCGCTGCTGTTCGGCCTGGCCTACCAGCTCACCGACAGCTACCGGGTGTCGATCCTGTCGCTGATCGTGTTCTTCGTGGTCGGGTTCCTGGTGCTGGCGGCCGTGCCGATCCGCCGGGCCATCGTCGAGGCCGGGAACACCCCGCCTAAGCTGCTCTAGTGTCTGGAACTCTCCGCTTCTTCTACGGGCCGATGGACTGCGGGAAGTCGACGCTCGCGTTACAGATCAACCACAACCACGCCCGGCAGGGACGTCACGGGTTGCTGCTCACCAAGCTCGACCGGGCCGGGTCGGCCCGGATCTCCAGCCGGGTGGGGCTCACCGCGAACGCGACCGAGGTCGACGCGACGACCGATCTGCACGAAGTGGTGCGGGCCGAGTGGCGGGCGGGCCGGCGCGTGGACTACCTGATCTGCGACGAGGCCCAGTTCTACGAGCCCGAGCAGGTCGAGCAGGCCGCCGACCTGGCCGACCGGGCCGGCATCGACGTCTACGCGTTCGGGCTGGCCACGGACTTCCGCAGCGAGCTGTTCCCGGGCAGCCGAAGGTTGTTCGAGCTCGCCGACGAGCTGATCCGGCTGCAGGTCGAGGTGCCGTGCTGGTGCGGGCGCCCCGGTCAGCAGAACGCGCGGGTGGTGGACGGCACCGTGATCCGCACCGGTGACCAGATCCTGGTCGCCGACACCGACGAGGCCGAGGTGCGCTACCAGGTGCTCTGCCGCCGCCACTACCGGGACGGCGACCTCGGCCCGGCCGTGGCGTCCGCGGGCCAGCTGGCGGTGCCGCTCTAAGGAGCCAGCTCGGCGACCGCCTGGCACGTGTTGTGCAGCGGGTCGGCCGAGTTGGCGTGCCCGGCCAGCCGCTGCAGCAGGGCGCGGAACGTGCCCTGCTCGGCCTCGGGGAGCGCCTCGAGCAGGTGCGCCTCGACGTCGCAGAGCCGCCCGTCGAGCTCGCGGAGCAGTTCCCGGCCCTGATCGGTGGCGACGATGCGCCGCGCCCGCCGGTCCGCGGGGTCGGGCTGCCGCGTGACCAGGCCGGCCTTCTCCAGGTCGTCGAGCAGGTACGTCATCACCGTGCGGTCGACGCCGAGCTGGTGGGCCAGCGCGAGCTGCGTGCCGGGGGTGTCGCGCACCGACGTGGCGAGCACCTGGTAGCCGCGGGGGCCGCCGGGGACGCCCTCCAGGGCCGCGGCGCTGGCTTTCGCGTAGGCGCGGAACAGCACCCCGAGGGCCCATCCCAGGTCGTCTCCGATGGGGATGGTCGGGCTTTCGGGGGCGGGGACCGCGGCCATGGGACACATCGTACGGCTCCGGGGAAGTCTCATCGACTGGATCACAGACGGGTTGTCATTCAGATCGTCTGCTGTACATACTATCTCCGCAACAGCTCAGTGGTGAGACAACACATCTGTCCTTGTTCGAGGAGTTCTCGTGACCCTGTTCCGCCTTGACGCCAGCATCCGTGCCGAGGGTTCGGTCAGCCGGGCGGTCGCCGACACCGTGCAGTCCGCCTGGCGCGCCGAGCACCCCGACGCCCGCGTGATCCACCGCGACCTGGGCCTCGACCCGCTGCCGTCGACCACCTGGGCGACCGCCCTCGGCGCCGGCATGACCCCGGCCGAGAACCGCACCGCCGGCCAGAACGAGGCCCTCGCGACCGCGGCGACGCTCGCCGACGAACTCGTCGCCGCCGACGCGTTCCTGCTCGCGATCCCGCTCTACAACTACGCGATCCCGCACCACGTGAAGCTGTGGATCGACACGCTGATCACCACCCCGGCGTTCGCCCCTGGCGGGCCCTCGGCGATCGCCGGACGCCCCGCGGTGCTGGTGACCGTGCGCGGCGGTGGCTACGGCCCGGGAACACCGCGCGAAGGCTGGGACCACAACACGCCCTACCTGCGCCGCGTGTTCGCCGACATGTGGGGCCTGGACCTCTCGATCGTCGAGACCGAGCTGACGCTGGCCGAGGCCAACCCGGCCATGGCCGAACTGCGCCCGCTGGCCGCGCAGCTCCTCCAGGCGGCCCACACCACCGCCGAGGAGCAGGGCCAGAACCTGGCCAAGCGGGTCCTGAGCGCGGCCCGCTGAGAATCGGCGCGGCCGGAGAGGCGATCTCGCGCTCGTCCGGCCGCGCCGCCGTCGGCTCAGGACTTCGGCGGTTGCGCCGCCGCCTCCAGAAGACGGAGCCAGACCTCGGAGATGGTGGGGAAGCTGGGCACGGCGTGCCAGAGGCGGGCCAGGGGAACCTCGCCGACGATCGCGATCGTGGCCGCGTGCACGAGTTCGGCCGCGGTGGCCCCGACGAACGTGGCGCCGACGATCACCTCGCGCTCGACGTCGATCACGAGCTTCGCCCGGCCGAGATATCCGTCGGCGAAGAGCGACGCCCCGGCCACCTGCGCCAGGTCGTACTCGACCGCCCGCACCGGCCGCCCGGCGTCGCGCGCCTCGGCCTCGGTGAGCCCCACCGCCCCGACCTCGGGGTCGGTGAACACGGCCTGTGGCACCGCCGCGTGGTCCGCGGTGGCGGCGTACGGGCTCCACGGCGTGGGCTCGGCGGCGTCGCCACCGGCCCGCGCGACGATCGCCGCGCCGCACGCCCTGGCCTGGTACTTGCCCATGTGCGTCAGCAGCGCCCGCCCGTTGACGTCGCCCGCCGCGTAGAGCCAGTCGACGCCGACGACGCGGCAGCTGTCGTCGACCTGGAGGCCGGAAAAGCCGGCCACCTCGAGGCCGAGCCCGTCGACGGCGGGCACCCGGCCGGTCGCGACCAGGATCTCGTCCGCGCGGACCGCGCGGGTCGCGTCGGCGTCCGCCAGTTCGATCCGGACGCCGACCTCGTCGCGCTCGACCGCGG contains:
- a CDS encoding thymidine kinase; the encoded protein is MDCGKSTLALQINHNHARQGRHGLLLTKLDRAGSARISSRVGLTANATEVDATTDLHEVVRAEWRAGRRVDYLICDEAQFYEPEQVEQAADLADRAGIDVYAFGLATDFRSELFPGSRRLFELADELIRLQVEVPCWCGRPGQQNARVVDGTVIRTGDQILVADTDEAEVRYQVLCRRHYRDGDLGPAVASAGQLAVPL
- a CDS encoding MarR family winged helix-turn-helix transcriptional regulator, whose product is MAAVPAPESPTIPIGDDLGWALGVLFRAYAKASAAALEGVPGGPRGYQVLATSVRDTPGTQLALAHQLGVDRTVMTYLLDDLEKAGLVTRQPDPADRRARRIVATDQGRELLRELDGRLCDVEAHLLEALPEAEQGTFRALLQRLAGHANSADPLHNTCQAVAELAP
- a CDS encoding FMN-dependent NADH-azoreductase, with translation MTLFRLDASIRAEGSVSRAVADTVQSAWRAEHPDARVIHRDLGLDPLPSTTWATALGAGMTPAENRTAGQNEALATAATLADELVAADAFLLAIPLYNYAIPHHVKLWIDTLITTPAFAPGGPSAIAGRPAVLVTVRGGGYGPGTPREGWDHNTPYLRRVFADMWGLDLSIVETELTLAEANPAMAELRPLAAQLLQAAHTTAEEQGQNLAKRVLSAAR